One genomic segment of Caldimonas brevitalea includes these proteins:
- the parC gene encoding DNA topoisomerase IV subunit A yields the protein MTQETIDLFDGTTGGSGGDELTLAHYAERAYLEYALSVVKGRALPDVTDGQKPVQRRILYSMARMGLAFTGAAGAKPVKSARVVGDVLGRFHPHGDQAAYDALVRMAQGFSQRYPLIDGQGNFGSRDGDGAAAMRYTEARLAPISRLLLDEIDAGTVDFMPNYDGSTEEPRQLPARLPFVLLNGASGIAVGLATEIPSHNLREVAAAAVALIKNDKLSDDELLALIPGPDFPGGGQIISSAADIRDAYASGRGSLKVRARWKIEDLARGQWQLVVTELPPGTSSQKVLEEIEELTNPKVKAGKKALTAEQQQLKATMLGLLDLARDESSKDAPVRLVFEPKTSRIGQQELVRALLAHTSLESSAPINMTMVGGDGRPTQKSLRQVLSEWIAFRLATVQRRTRYRLDKVLERIHVLEGRQLVLLNIDKVIRIIRNADEPKQALMAEFKLSDRQAEDILEIRLRQLARLEAIKIEQELKELRTEQAKLEDILNSPASLRRTVVKEIEADAKQFGDERRTLIQEDKRAVAEVRVSDEPITVVVSQKGWVRSRQGHGHDAASFAFKTGDGLYGTFECRTVDTLLVFGSNGRVYTVPVASLPGARGDGQPVTTMIELEAGSHPAHYYAGPPDTVLLLASTAGYGLMAKMGDMMSRQKGGKSFLTLEEDGKLLPPSPVGAASKVACLSMLGRLLVFALDELKLQPNGGRGLTLMEVDEKDPLVSVAAFGVALRVLGTGRGGKARDEQVKGAALTPYVGKRARKGKAADLGMKPQRVLAGDS from the coding sequence ATGACGCAAGAGACGATCGACCTTTTCGATGGCACCACCGGCGGCAGCGGTGGCGACGAGCTGACGCTGGCGCACTATGCCGAGCGGGCCTACCTGGAGTACGCGCTTTCGGTGGTCAAGGGGCGCGCGCTGCCCGACGTGACCGACGGGCAAAAGCCGGTGCAGCGCCGCATCCTGTATTCGATGGCGCGCATGGGCCTGGCGTTCACGGGCGCGGCCGGCGCCAAGCCGGTCAAGAGCGCGCGCGTGGTCGGCGACGTGCTCGGTCGCTTCCATCCCCACGGCGACCAGGCCGCTTATGACGCGCTGGTGCGGATGGCGCAGGGCTTCTCGCAGCGGTATCCGCTGATCGACGGCCAGGGCAATTTCGGCTCGCGCGACGGCGACGGCGCTGCCGCGATGCGCTACACCGAGGCGCGTCTGGCCCCGATCTCACGGCTGCTGCTCGATGAAATCGACGCCGGCACGGTCGACTTCATGCCGAACTACGACGGCTCGACCGAGGAGCCGCGGCAGCTGCCGGCACGCCTGCCTTTCGTGCTGCTCAACGGCGCGAGCGGTATCGCGGTGGGCCTGGCGACCGAGATCCCCTCGCACAACCTGCGCGAAGTGGCCGCCGCCGCGGTGGCGCTGATCAAGAACGACAAGCTGTCCGACGACGAACTGCTGGCGCTCATCCCGGGGCCCGACTTCCCCGGTGGTGGCCAGATCATCAGCAGTGCCGCCGACATCCGCGACGCCTATGCGAGCGGACGCGGTAGCCTGAAGGTGCGGGCGCGCTGGAAGATCGAAGACCTGGCGCGCGGCCAGTGGCAGCTGGTGGTCACAGAGCTGCCGCCCGGCACCAGCAGCCAGAAGGTGCTGGAAGAAATCGAGGAGCTGACCAACCCCAAGGTCAAGGCCGGCAAGAAGGCGCTGACGGCGGAGCAGCAGCAGCTGAAAGCCACCATGCTGGGCCTGCTCGACCTGGCACGCGACGAGTCGAGCAAGGACGCGCCGGTGCGGCTGGTGTTCGAGCCCAAGACCAGCCGCATCGGCCAGCAGGAACTGGTGCGCGCGCTGCTGGCCCACACCAGCCTGGAAAGCTCGGCGCCGATCAACATGACCATGGTCGGCGGCGACGGCCGGCCGACGCAGAAGTCGCTGCGCCAGGTGCTCAGCGAGTGGATCGCGTTCCGCCTCGCGACCGTGCAGCGGCGCACCCGCTACCGCCTCGACAAGGTGCTGGAGCGCATCCATGTGCTCGAAGGCCGCCAGCTGGTGCTGCTGAACATCGACAAGGTGATCCGCATCATCCGCAACGCCGACGAGCCCAAGCAGGCCTTGATGGCCGAGTTCAAGCTCAGCGACCGGCAGGCCGAGGACATCCTCGAGATCCGCTTGCGTCAACTGGCCCGTTTGGAGGCCATCAAGATCGAGCAGGAGCTCAAAGAGCTGCGCACCGAGCAGGCCAAGCTGGAAGACATCCTCAACAGCCCGGCCAGCCTGCGCCGCACGGTGGTCAAGGAAATCGAAGCCGACGCCAAGCAGTTCGGCGACGAGCGCCGCACGCTGATCCAGGAAGACAAGCGCGCGGTGGCCGAGGTGCGGGTCAGCGACGAGCCGATCACCGTGGTGGTCAGCCAGAAGGGCTGGGTGCGCTCGCGGCAGGGGCATGGGCACGACGCCGCCAGTTTTGCCTTCAAGACCGGCGACGGCCTCTATGGCACCTTCGAGTGCCGCACGGTCGACACGCTGCTGGTGTTCGGCAGCAACGGGCGCGTCTACACCGTGCCGGTCGCGTCGTTGCCAGGCGCGCGCGGCGACGGCCAGCCGGTCACGACCATGATCGAGCTGGAAGCCGGTTCGCACCCGGCCCACTATTACGCCGGCCCGCCCGACACGGTGCTGCTGCTCGCCAGCACGGCCGGCTACGGGCTGATGGCCAAGATGGGCGACATGATGTCGCGCCAAAAAGGCGGCAAGAGCTTTTTGACGCTGGAGGAAGACGGCAAGCTGCTGCCGCCCAGCCCGGTGGGCGCCGCATCGAAGGTGGCCTGTTTGTCGATGCTGGGCCGATTGCTGGTGTTCGCGCTCGACGAACTCAAGCTGCAGCCCAACGGCGGCCGCGGGCTGACGCTGATGGAGGTGGACGAGAAGGACCCGCTGGTGTCGGTGGCCGCTTTCGGCGTCGCGCTGCGGGTGCTCGGCACCGGCCGGGGCGGCAAGGCGCGCGACGAGCAGGTCAAGGGCGCCGCGCTGACCCCTTATGTCGGCAAGCGGGCCCGCAAGGGCAAGGCCGCAGACCTGGGCATGAAACCGCAGCGTGTCCTCGCCGGCGATAGCTGA
- a CDS encoding disulfide bond formation protein B: MRPTASRLLGFTCLASLAAVAAALVSQYQFGMAPCPWCILQRVIFVLMALLAGLAWAVKAPALRRVLAGLTALAAGSGIAAAVYQHTVASQSFSCSLTLADKIIQALKLEQALPFVFRVKASCADAAVTLLGLPYEYWSLGLYALLLLACGVVVVRPRP, encoded by the coding sequence TTGCGCCCTACTGCCTCTCGCCTGCTCGGCTTCACCTGCCTGGCCAGCCTTGCCGCGGTGGCCGCGGCGCTCGTGTCCCAATACCAGTTCGGCATGGCCCCGTGCCCCTGGTGCATCTTGCAGCGGGTCATCTTTGTGCTGATGGCCCTGCTGGCGGGCCTCGCATGGGCCGTCAAGGCGCCGGCACTGCGCCGAGTGCTGGCCGGGCTGACCGCACTGGCGGCCGGCAGCGGCATCGCCGCTGCGGTCTACCAGCACACGGTGGCGTCGCAGTCGTTTTCATGCAGCCTGACGCTGGCCGACAAGATCATCCAGGCACTCAAGCTCGAACAAGCCCTGCCCTTCGTGTTCCGCGTCAAGGCGTCTTGCGCCGATGCGGCCGTGACCTTGCTGGGCCTGCCCTACGAATACTGGAGCCTCGGCCTGTACGCCTTGCTGCTGCTCGCCTGCGGGGTCGTGGTGGTGCGCCCGCGGCCTTGA
- a CDS encoding RidA family protein: MSVYDRLKALAIELPPVATPVAAYVPYVISGSLVFTSGHIAKREGKPWVGQLGKDLSTADGKAAARAVAIDLMGTLQAAVGDLNRVKRIVKLLSLVNSTGDYTEQHLVTNGASELFAEVFGDKGAHARSAFGVAQVPLGACVEIDLIAEIE, translated from the coding sequence ATGTCCGTCTACGACCGGCTCAAAGCGCTTGCCATCGAACTGCCGCCTGTGGCGACGCCCGTCGCGGCGTACGTGCCCTATGTGATCAGCGGCTCGCTGGTGTTCACCTCCGGGCACATTGCCAAGCGCGAGGGCAAGCCGTGGGTGGGCCAACTCGGCAAAGACCTTTCGACCGCTGACGGCAAGGCCGCCGCGCGCGCCGTCGCGATCGATTTGATGGGCACCTTGCAGGCGGCCGTGGGCGACCTGAACCGCGTCAAGCGCATCGTCAAGCTGTTGAGCCTGGTCAACAGCACCGGCGACTACACCGAGCAGCACCTGGTCACCAACGGTGCGTCGGAGCTGTTCGCCGAAGTCTTCGGTGACAAGGGCGCACATGCCCGCAGCGCCTTCGGCGTGGCGCAAGTCCCGCTGGGGGCCTGTGTCGAGATCGACCTGATCGCCGAGATCGAATAA
- a CDS encoding DNA internalization-related competence protein ComEC/Rec2: MFVWLLPAAGLLGVFGQLQQRGLWPWWLYVGVAVLGCASCVPSRRRWPHVAAVVAALACGWAWAGLQGGVRLADRLPHALEGVDLVVTGLVASLPQRTPGGLRMRFEPEGATHEGRPVRLPRAVLLSWYSARWPGSGADDSASDASRPASDAPELPRAGQRWRLSVRLKQPHGLQNPQGFDYELWLFEQGLGATGYVRTGKGAARAALLDERAGSLLQQGRQRVRDAIERQVPDARLAGVLAALVVGDQASIAQEDWEVFRVTGVAHLMAISGLHVTLFAWLAVQALGRAWRCWPAGLLRVPAPVAARWGGLAAATAYALFAGWGLPAQRTICMLAAAQLIAASGRRWPWPLVLLWSAVPVTLFDPWALLQPGFWLSFAAVGLLLATGDAGRPLAPPPAGARLALALRAVRRWAAGGVRTQLVATVGLAPLTLLFFRQLSVVGLVANLLAIPCVTLLVTPLALLGVLWPPLWTAAGWVLGELCEVLAVMAQWPGAVWSTAAVPGWVSAAGLAGACVLVLPLPWQLRLLGLPMLAPLLWPAVVRPATGAFEVIALDVGQGGAVVVRTARHTLLYDTGPSYSSESDAGERVLLPVLQALGDRQPDRLVLSHQDTDHVGGALAVLDAHPDVQVSSSIDAAHPLRQRVARHTPCHAGQSWRWDGVRFDVLHPASDQAAPPLRPNQVSCVLKVSNGRHSALLAGDIERGEEARLVSQAGTALAADLLLAPHHGSKTSSTSDFLDAVRPSVAVFQAGYRNRFGHPAPSVLARYQVRGIALVTSPACGAYRWTAGRGECERDLRRRYWHHRMPDPSDGGD, translated from the coding sequence ATGTTCGTCTGGCTGCTGCCGGCGGCCGGCCTGCTCGGCGTGTTCGGGCAACTGCAACAGCGCGGGTTGTGGCCGTGGTGGCTCTACGTGGGCGTCGCCGTGCTTGGATGCGCCAGCTGCGTGCCATCACGTCGGCGCTGGCCGCACGTCGCGGCGGTCGTGGCGGCGTTGGCCTGCGGCTGGGCCTGGGCCGGCCTGCAAGGTGGTGTGCGACTGGCCGACCGGCTGCCGCACGCACTGGAAGGCGTTGACCTGGTTGTGACCGGCCTCGTCGCAAGCCTGCCGCAGCGCACGCCCGGGGGCCTGCGCATGCGCTTCGAACCGGAGGGAGCCACCCACGAGGGACGGCCGGTGCGTTTGCCGCGCGCGGTGCTGCTGTCGTGGTACAGCGCGCGCTGGCCCGGCAGCGGCGCCGATGACAGCGCCAGCGACGCGAGTCGCCCAGCGTCCGACGCACCCGAGTTGCCCCGGGCCGGACAGCGTTGGCGCTTGTCGGTGCGGCTGAAGCAGCCGCACGGCCTGCAAAACCCGCAGGGCTTCGACTATGAGCTGTGGCTGTTCGAGCAGGGCCTGGGCGCCACCGGCTACGTGCGCACCGGCAAGGGCGCTGCCCGGGCGGCCCTGCTCGACGAGCGGGCCGGCTCGCTGTTGCAGCAGGGACGGCAGCGCGTGCGTGACGCGATTGAGCGGCAAGTGCCCGACGCGCGCCTTGCGGGCGTGCTGGCCGCGCTGGTGGTCGGCGACCAGGCGTCGATCGCACAGGAAGACTGGGAGGTGTTCCGCGTCACCGGCGTGGCCCACCTGATGGCCATCAGTGGCTTGCACGTGACCCTGTTCGCCTGGCTCGCGGTACAGGCCCTGGGCCGGGCCTGGCGCTGCTGGCCGGCGGGCTTGCTGCGCGTGCCCGCGCCCGTCGCGGCCCGCTGGGGCGGGTTGGCGGCGGCGACCGCCTATGCACTGTTCGCCGGATGGGGTCTGCCGGCGCAGCGCACCATCTGCATGCTGGCGGCTGCACAGCTGATCGCCGCGTCCGGGCGCCGCTGGCCCTGGCCGCTGGTGCTGCTGTGGTCGGCCGTGCCGGTGACGCTGTTCGACCCGTGGGCGCTGCTGCAGCCCGGGTTCTGGCTGTCGTTCGCGGCGGTCGGTCTGTTGTTGGCGACCGGCGACGCCGGCCGCCCCCTCGCGCCGCCGCCGGCCGGGGCGCGCCTCGCGCTCGCGTTGCGCGCCGTGCGGCGCTGGGCGGCGGGCGGTGTGCGCACCCAACTGGTCGCGACGGTCGGGCTGGCGCCGCTCACGCTGCTGTTCTTCCGGCAGCTGTCGGTGGTGGGCCTGGTCGCCAACCTGCTGGCCATCCCCTGCGTCACGCTGCTGGTGACGCCGCTGGCCCTGCTCGGGGTGTTGTGGCCGCCCCTGTGGACCGCCGCGGGCTGGGTGCTGGGCGAGCTGTGCGAGGTGCTGGCCGTGATGGCGCAGTGGCCGGGCGCCGTGTGGTCGACCGCCGCCGTCCCTGGATGGGTCAGCGCCGCGGGCCTGGCGGGCGCTTGCGTATTGGTGCTGCCCTTGCCGTGGCAGCTGCGCCTGCTGGGGCTGCCGATGCTCGCGCCGCTGCTGTGGCCCGCCGTCGTGCGCCCGGCCACGGGTGCTTTTGAAGTGATCGCGCTCGATGTCGGGCAAGGCGGCGCGGTGGTGGTGCGCACCGCACGCCACACCCTGCTGTACGACACCGGCCCCAGCTATTCGAGCGAAAGCGACGCGGGCGAGCGGGTGCTGCTGCCAGTGTTGCAGGCGCTGGGCGACCGGCAGCCGGACCGGCTGGTGCTGTCGCACCAGGACACCGATCACGTCGGCGGCGCGCTCGCCGTGCTGGACGCGCATCCCGACGTGCAGGTGTCGAGTTCGATCGACGCGGCGCACCCCCTGCGGCAGCGCGTGGCGCGGCACACACCCTGCCACGCCGGGCAGTCCTGGCGCTGGGACGGTGTGCGCTTCGACGTGCTGCACCCTGCGTCCGACCAAGCGGCCCCGCCGCTGCGGCCCAACCAGGTCTCGTGCGTGCTGAAGGTCAGCAACGGCCGCCACAGCGCGTTGCTGGCGGGCGACATCGAGCGTGGTGAGGAGGCGCGCCTTGTGAGCCAGGCCGGCACCGCCCTGGCCGCCGACCTGCTGCTGGCACCTCACCATGGCAGCAAGACCTCGAGCACCTCCGACTTCCTCGACGCGGTGCGGCCGTCGGTGGCGGTGTTCCAGGCCGGATACCGCAACCGCTTCGGGCATCCGGCGCCCTCCGTGCTGGCGCGCTACCAGGTGCGCGGCATCGCGCTGGTGACCAGCCCGGCCTGCGGTGCCTACCGCTGGACCGCGGGCCGCGGCGAGTGCGAGCGTGACCTGCGGCGCCGTTACTGGCACCATCGGATGCCGGACCCTTCCGACGGCGGGGACTGA
- a CDS encoding circularly permuted type 2 ATP-grasp protein, producing the protein MQSQFDEMHATSATVRDHYRTYDRWLASQPRDVMRSRREEAEMIFRRVGITFAIYGEKDENGAGTERLIPFDLIPRIIPAHEWREMERGLTQRVTALNRFIHDIYHDQAIIKAGLIPPEQVFGNAQFRPEMLGVEVPCRVYAHIAGIDLVRAGNPDGSGTYYVLEDNLRVPSGVSYMLENRKMTMRLFPELFSEHRIAPVDHYPDLLLETLRTAAPAGVSEPTVVVLTPGMYNSAYFEHAFLAQQMGVELVEGQDLFVKDNFIYMRTTRGPKRVDVIYRRVDDDFLDPLAFRPDSTLGCAGLLSVYRAGNVGLCNAIGTGIADDKSIYPYVPKMIEFYLGEKPVLNNVPTYLCREPEDLAYVLAHLDQLVVKEVHGAGGYGMLIGPTASRQEVEEFRARLQADPARYIAQPTLSLSTCPTFVESGIAPRHIDLRPFVLSGKTVQMVPGGLTRVALKEGSLVVNSSQGGGTKDTWVLEG; encoded by the coding sequence ATGCAATCCCAGTTCGACGAAATGCACGCGACCAGTGCCACGGTGCGCGACCACTACCGCACGTACGACCGCTGGCTGGCGTCGCAGCCGCGTGACGTGATGCGCTCGCGGCGCGAAGAAGCCGAGATGATCTTCCGGCGTGTCGGCATCACCTTCGCGATCTATGGCGAGAAAGACGAGAACGGCGCGGGCACCGAGCGGCTGATTCCGTTCGACCTGATCCCGCGCATCATCCCGGCGCATGAATGGCGCGAGATGGAGCGGGGCCTGACGCAACGGGTGACCGCGCTCAACCGTTTCATCCACGACATCTACCACGACCAGGCCATCATCAAGGCCGGTTTGATCCCGCCCGAGCAGGTGTTCGGCAACGCGCAGTTCCGGCCCGAGATGCTGGGGGTGGAAGTGCCGTGCCGCGTCTATGCGCACATCGCCGGGATCGACCTGGTACGCGCCGGCAACCCGGACGGCAGTGGCACCTACTACGTGCTCGAAGACAACCTGCGCGTGCCCAGCGGCGTCAGCTACATGCTGGAGAACCGCAAGATGACGATGCGGCTGTTCCCCGAGTTGTTCAGCGAACACCGCATCGCGCCGGTCGACCACTATCCCGACCTGTTGCTGGAGACGCTGCGCACGGCCGCGCCGGCCGGTGTCAGCGAGCCGACCGTGGTGGTGCTGACGCCCGGCATGTACAACTCGGCGTACTTCGAGCATGCCTTTCTGGCGCAGCAGATGGGCGTCGAGCTGGTCGAGGGCCAGGACTTGTTCGTCAAGGACAACTTCATCTACATGCGCACCACGCGCGGCCCGAAGCGGGTCGACGTGATCTATCGCCGCGTCGACGACGACTTCCTCGACCCCCTCGCCTTCCGGCCCGATTCGACGCTGGGCTGCGCCGGGCTGTTGAGCGTCTACCGGGCCGGCAACGTCGGCTTGTGCAATGCCATCGGCACCGGCATCGCCGACGACAAATCCATCTATCCCTATGTGCCCAAGATGATCGAGTTCTACCTCGGTGAGAAGCCGGTGCTCAACAACGTGCCGACCTATTTGTGTCGAGAGCCCGAGGACCTGGCCTATGTGCTGGCCCACCTCGACCAACTGGTCGTCAAGGAAGTGCATGGCGCGGGCGGCTACGGCATGTTGATCGGCCCGACGGCCAGCCGGCAGGAAGTGGAAGAGTTCCGGGCCCGGCTGCAGGCCGACCCGGCGCGCTACATCGCCCAGCCCACCTTGTCGTTGTCGACCTGTCCCACGTTCGTCGAGAGTGGCATCGCGCCGCGCCACATCGACCTGCGGCCGTTCGTGTTGAGCGGCAAGACAGTGCAGATGGTGCCGGGCGGTCTGACCCGCGTGGCGCTCAAGGAAGGCTCGCTGGTGGTCAACAGCAGCCAGGGCGGTGGGACCAAGGACACCTGGGTGCTGGAGGGATGA
- a CDS encoding alpha-E domain-containing protein encodes MLSRTADHLFWMARYMERAENTARMLDVNYQTALLPQSAGVAELGWKGLLSISELTSDFSERYDEVSARNVMDYMVRDESNASSIAACLRAARENARAVRGTLTTEVWETQNQTWLEFKRLMDGGRLRRDPAQLFEWVKFRSHLSRGVTLGTMLQDEAFHFLRIGTFLERADNTARLLDVKFHAVQSEFFGAASRKDLEYDFYHWSAILRSVSGFEVYRKVYRNVIQPEKVAELLILRADMPRSLAACMNEVVQNLGCVSNEQSHETLRRAGRLRADLQYGRIDEILSTGLHAFLTQFLDRVGELGLGISRDFLVPAQS; translated from the coding sequence ATGCTATCTAGGACCGCCGATCACTTGTTCTGGATGGCCCGGTACATGGAGAGGGCGGAGAACACCGCCCGCATGTTGGACGTCAACTACCAGACCGCGCTGCTGCCGCAATCGGCGGGGGTGGCTGAACTGGGCTGGAAGGGGCTGTTGAGCATCTCCGAGCTGACAAGCGACTTCTCAGAGCGTTACGACGAGGTGTCAGCGCGCAACGTGATGGACTACATGGTGCGCGACGAGAGCAATGCGTCGAGCATCGCGGCCTGTTTGCGCGCGGCACGTGAAAACGCGCGGGCGGTGCGTGGCACGCTCACCACCGAGGTGTGGGAGACGCAAAACCAGACCTGGCTGGAGTTCAAGCGCCTGATGGACGGCGGGCGGCTGCGGCGCGACCCGGCGCAGCTGTTCGAGTGGGTCAAGTTCCGCTCGCATCTCTCGCGCGGTGTGACGCTGGGCACCATGCTGCAGGACGAAGCCTTTCACTTCCTGCGCATCGGCACCTTCCTCGAGCGGGCCGACAACACGGCGCGGCTGCTCGACGTCAAGTTCCACGCGGTGCAAAGCGAGTTCTTCGGGGCCGCCAGCCGCAAGGACCTGGAATACGACTTCTATCACTGGTCGGCGATCCTGCGGTCGGTGTCGGGCTTCGAGGTGTACCGCAAGGTCTACCGCAACGTGATCCAGCCCGAGAAGGTCGCGGAGCTGCTCATCCTGCGCGCCGACATGCCGCGCTCGTTGGCGGCCTGCATGAACGAAGTGGTGCAGAACCTGGGCTGCGTGTCGAACGAGCAGTCGCACGAGACCTTGCGACGCGCCGGCCGGCTGCGCGCCGACCTGCAGTACGGCCGCATCGACGAGATCCTGTCGACCGGCTTGCATGCCTTCTTGACGCAGTTTCTCGATCGCGTCGGTGAACTGGGGCTGGGGATCAGCCGCGACTTCCTGGTGCCGGCGCAAAGCTGA
- a CDS encoding transglutaminase family protein, with amino-acid sequence MRFAIHHATHYEYSSELEHGVQVVCLTPATSAHQRVLEWQVQAPGRLFASVDGYGNLTHTYTLPPRMRKGTIRAHGLVETTACHELVDAEQAVSPQLYLRTTPLAEPHRRVADFAAPHLDGGPAVERLLALAAAVIEQVRYRPGHTGVQTTALEAFDWGKGVCQDQAHVYIAACRSHGVPARYVSGYFHAPDAPELASHAWVDVCVDIAARRWVSVDVTHACLMDERHVRLAVGPDYGACPPVKGIRRGGGDERMQVHIDIRSV; translated from the coding sequence ATGCGTTTCGCCATCCATCACGCCACCCACTACGAGTACAGCAGCGAGCTGGAGCACGGGGTGCAGGTGGTGTGCCTCACGCCGGCGACCTCGGCGCACCAGCGTGTGCTCGAGTGGCAGGTCCAGGCGCCGGGGCGCTTGTTCGCGAGCGTCGACGGCTACGGCAACCTGACCCACACCTACACGCTGCCGCCGCGCATGCGCAAGGGCACGATCCGGGCGCATGGTCTGGTCGAGACCACCGCCTGCCACGAGCTGGTCGACGCCGAGCAGGCGGTGTCGCCGCAGCTCTATTTGCGCACCACCCCGTTGGCCGAGCCGCACCGCCGTGTCGCCGATTTCGCCGCGCCCCACCTCGACGGAGGGCCCGCGGTCGAGCGCCTGCTGGCGCTGGCCGCCGCCGTGATCGAGCAGGTGCGTTATCGCCCGGGGCACACCGGGGTGCAGACCACCGCGCTGGAGGCCTTCGACTGGGGCAAGGGCGTCTGCCAGGACCAGGCGCATGTGTACATCGCGGCGTGCCGCAGCCACGGCGTGCCCGCGCGTTACGTGAGCGGCTATTTTCATGCGCCCGATGCGCCGGAACTGGCCAGCCACGCTTGGGTGGACGTGTGTGTCGACATCGCTGCACGTCGGTGGGTGAGTGTCGACGTCACGCATGCCTGCCTGATGGACGAGCGGCATGTGCGGCTGGCGGTGGGGCCCGATTACGGCGCCTGCCCACCGGTCAAGGGTATTCGTCGTGGCGGCGGCGACGAGAGGATGCAGGTGCACATCGACATCCGCAGCGTGTGA
- the mltB gene encoding lytic murein transglycosylase B → MLDKTCLAPRPRRRPLARWLLATSLVCSTAFAQNRHSPDAPDVVTYGGRADVMGLADEIAQRQQLDAAWVRDVLGQSRFIPAVARYIMPPSAGTAKNWAAYRSRFVEPKRIRAGLAFWEANERWLRQAEQMYGVPPEIVVGIVGVETIYGQQMGNFRVLDALATLSFDFPPGRRDRTAFFRQELEQLLVLCRSEGLDPLTVRGSYAGAMGMPQFMPSSWNKYAVDFDGDGRVDLRHSTADVIGSVAHYLAEFGWQRGQPTYFNVAAPVEVRDRAALLVPDILPSFTAEQFAQHGASLSEEGRRFEGKLALIELQNGDAAPSYVAGTPNFYAITRYNWSSYYAMAVIELGRTVGALHAARPTTH, encoded by the coding sequence ATGCTTGACAAGACCTGCCTCGCCCCGCGTCCCCGCCGGCGGCCCCTTGCCCGTTGGCTGCTGGCCACTTCGCTCGTCTGCAGCACTGCGTTCGCTCAAAACCGCCACTCGCCCGATGCGCCGGACGTCGTCACTTATGGCGGCCGAGCCGACGTGATGGGCCTGGCCGACGAGATTGCCCAGCGCCAGCAACTCGACGCCGCGTGGGTGCGCGACGTGCTGGGCCAGTCGCGCTTCATCCCGGCGGTGGCGCGCTACATCATGCCGCCCTCGGCCGGCACCGCGAAGAACTGGGCCGCCTACCGTTCCCGCTTCGTCGAACCCAAGCGCATCCGCGCCGGCCTCGCCTTTTGGGAGGCGAACGAGCGCTGGCTGCGGCAGGCGGAACAGATGTACGGGGTGCCGCCCGAAATCGTCGTCGGCATCGTCGGTGTCGAAACCATCTACGGCCAGCAGATGGGCAACTTCCGTGTGCTCGACGCGCTCGCCACCCTCAGCTTCGACTTCCCGCCCGGGCGGCGCGACCGCACCGCGTTCTTCCGGCAGGAGCTGGAGCAGCTGCTGGTGCTGTGCCGCAGCGAAGGGCTCGATCCGCTGACGGTGCGCGGCTCTTACGCCGGCGCGATGGGCATGCCGCAGTTCATGCCGAGCAGCTGGAACAAATACGCCGTGGACTTCGACGGCGACGGGCGCGTCGACCTGCGCCACAGCACGGCCGACGTGATCGGCAGTGTCGCGCACTACCTGGCCGAGTTCGGCTGGCAGCGCGGCCAGCCCACCTATTTCAACGTGGCCGCGCCGGTCGAGGTGCGCGACCGTGCGGCACTGCTGGTGCCCGACATCCTGCCCAGTTTCACCGCCGAGCAGTTCGCGCAGCACGGCGCCAGCCTGTCGGAAGAAGGACGCCGCTTCGAGGGCAAGCTGGCCCTGATCGAACTGCAGAACGGCGACGCCGCGCCCAGCTATGTGGCCGGCACGCCCAACTTCTACGCCATCACGCGCTACAACTGGTCGAGCTATTACGCGATGGCGGTGATCGAGTTGGGCCGCACGGTGGGCGCGCTCCACGCCGCCCGTCCAACGACGCACTGA